From one Eucalyptus grandis isolate ANBG69807.140 chromosome 9, ASM1654582v1, whole genome shotgun sequence genomic stretch:
- the LOC104418542 gene encoding uncharacterized protein LOC104418542 encodes MGKREKKQRHQRHPRREASQYLEGGENSFSYENFPSPSKPPLSDEEDGEEEVEEEEQEQEHEGRSPSLDIPSKFLLYQQSVQSPKGDISYLQKFFLMYVGGRQPLHLQEDFCGTALLSTEWLRNDPRRTAVGLDLDVEALNWCMENNVNAIGADSSRISLFHGNVLQPCEAKLVSFDSGDCIRTIRLDPSEEDPRMDDQQSILQGDCMSSPRTMPLNISSKQLPGRDIVCAFNYSCCCLHKRKELVLYFRHVLGFLSRRGGIFVMDLYGGTSSEQKLRLQRRFANFKYVWEQAEFDIIERKTRISLHFHLQKPQKKLPYAFSYSWRLWSLPEIKDCLEEAGFQSVHFWIRQMPDSENIKSVEGFGIGKDLKYEEVMSFEQQDSWNAYIVGVAK; translated from the exons ATGGGGAAGCGAGAGAAGAAGCAGAGGCACCAAAGACACCCTCGCAGAGAAGCCTCTCAATATCTCGAAGGAGGAGAGAATAGTTTCAGCTACGAAAACTTCCCCTCACCTTCGAAGCCTCCTCTTTCTGATGAAGAGGACGGGGAAGAGGAGGTTGAAGAGGAAGAACAAGAGCAAGAACATGAGGGCCGAAGCCCATCACTAGATATTCCATCAAAATTCCTCCTCTACCAACAATCTGTCCAG TCGCCCAAAGGAGATATAAGCTATTTGCAGAAATTTTTTCTCATGTATGTGGGTGGAAGGCAGCCCCTCCATCTGCAAGAAGATTTTTGTGGGACTGCTCTTCTCAG CACAGAGTGGCTCCGAAATGACCCAAGGCGCACTGCTGTGGGATTGGATTTAGATGTCGAGGCATTAAATTGGTGTATGGAGAACAACGTGAATGCCATTGGAGCTGACAGTTCAAGAATTTCCCTTTTTCATGGAAATGTTCTTCAACCTTGTGAGGCCAAGCTTGTCAGTTTTGATTCTGGAGATTGCATAAGAACTATTAGACTAGATCCAAGTGAAGAGGATCCAAGAATGGACGATCAACAATCCATTTTGCAGGGTGATTGTATGAGCTCTCCCCGTACGATGCCTTTGAATATAAGTTCTAAGCAACTCCCTGGGAGGGACATAGTATGCGCCTTCAACTACAGCTGTTGCTGCCTCCATAAACGTAAAGAGCTGGTTTTGTATTTCAGGCACGTTTTAGGTTTCTTGTCCAGAAGAGGAGGTATATTTGTTATGGATTTGTATGGTGGCACATCATCAGAGCAAAAGTTAAGGCTTCAAAGGAGGTTTGCCAATTTCAAG TATGTGTGGGAGCAAGCTGAATTTGACATTATTGAGCGGAAAACAAGGATTAGCCTCCACTTTCATCTTCAAAAGCCACAGAAGAAGCTGCCTTATGCCTTTTCATACAGCTGGAGACT GTGGTCGTTACCTGAAATCAAAGACTGTTTGGAAGAGGCTGGCTTTCAGTCTGTCCATTTTTGGATTAGGCAGATGCCTGACTCTGAAAATATTAAGAGTGTAGAGGGATTTGGCATCGGAAAGGACTTGAAGTATGAAGAGGTTATGAGCTTTGAACAACAAGATTCGTGGAATGCATATATTGTAGGTGTTGCAAAGTGA